Proteins encoded together in one Lathyrus oleraceus cultivar Zhongwan6 chromosome 5, CAAS_Psat_ZW6_1.0, whole genome shotgun sequence window:
- the LOC127080299 gene encoding transcription factor bHLH110 isoform X1, which translates to MESTNLHHLQDQQPPLPVSSLSSSIPSSYAVGGGTTTIHSWTPTNITLNNAAGNFNSNLQEVNPRYSRSSAMIQGLGYHHHHHQWTNDDVNRNHESDCVKEEISFASFPKFTEMLNYTPPNSNMENYGILDDSSTTIQMKNSTNDEHKDMNALMLKNLYTGGDFYNAQNYHNINGSQIHPSINISNLNHYSSSSTTSTLDMNMQSLDLLTNSQDHHLGRFSTNDHENLSFHLHPMPNELANRSSSSNSINKPSLLSNGGGETKRVMQSKASQSETALKKSRSSSESRPPSCAPFKVRKEKLGDRIAALQQLVAPFGKTDTASVLMEAIGYIKFLQGQVETLSVPYMKSSQNQNNILMQGDSAIGDTNGEAKQYLRSRGLCLVPLSCMSYIAGDGSTEGWQQRPNFGGPA; encoded by the exons ATGGAATCTACAAATCTCCATCATCTCCAAGACCAACAACCTCCTCTTCCTGTTTCTTCTTTATCTTCTTCTATCCCATCTTCTTATGCTGTTGGAGGAGGAACCACCACCATCCACTCTTGGACCCCAACAAACATCACTTT GAATAATGCTGCAGGTAACTTCAACTCAAATCTCCAAGAAGTTAATCCGAGATATTCGAGATCAAGCGCGATGATTCAAGGTTTAGgttatcatcatcatcatcatcaatgGACAAATGATGATGTTAACAGAAACCATGAGTCAGATTGTGTTAAGGAAGAGATTTCATTTGCGAGTTTTCCTAAATTTACTGAAATGCTTAATTACACTCCTCCGAATTCAAACATGGAGAACTATGGAATACTTGATGATTCTTCCACTACAATACAGATGAAGAATAGTACTAATGATGAACACAAGGATATGAATGCTCTCATGCTCAAGAATCTTTACACTGGTGGAGACTTTTACAATGCTCAAAATTATCATAACATTAATGGTAGCCAGATTCACCCTAGTATAAATATCTCGAACTTGAATCATTACTCGTCTTCGTCTACCACCTCAACCTTGGACATGAACATGCAGTCATTAGATCTACTAACTAATTCACAAGATCATCATCTTGGTAGATTTAGTACTAATGATCATGAAAACCTttcttttcatcttcatcctaTGCCGAACGAACTCGCAAACAGATCCTCTTCTAGTAACTCCATTAAT AAGCCGTCGCTACTCAGCAATGGTGGCGGAGAAACAAAGAGAGTGATGCAATCGAAGGCTTCTCAATCGGAAACGGCATTGAAGAAATCACGATCTTCATCAGAATCACGACCGCCTTCGTGTGCACCCTTTAAG GTTAGGAAAGAAAAATTAGGAGATAGGATTGCGGCTCTTCAACAGTTGGTGGCTCCTTTTGGAAAG ACTGACACTGCATCTGTACTCATGGAAGCTATTGGATACATTAAATTCCTTCAAGGCCAAGTAGAG ACACTAAGTGTTCCCTATATGAAGtcatcacaaaaccaaaacaacATATTGATGCAAGGG GATTCGGCCATAGGTGACACAAATGGAGAAGCAAAGCAATATCTGAGAAGTCGAGGACTGTGTCTCGTGCCATTGTCATGCATGTCATACATAGCAGGTGATGGGAGCACTGAGGGGTGGCAACAACGCCCGAACTTTGGTGGACCAGCTTGA
- the LOC127080299 gene encoding transcription factor bHLH110 isoform X2: protein MESTNLHHLQDQQPPLPVSSLSSSIPSSYAVGGGTTTIHSWTPTNITLNNAAGNFNSNLQEVNPRYSRSSAMIQGLGYHHHHHQWTNDDVNRNHESDCVKEEISFASFPKFTEMLNYTPPNSNMENYGILDDSSTTIQMKNSTNDEHKDMNALMLKNLYTGGDFYNAQNYHNINGSQIHPSINISNLNHYSSSSTTSTLDMNMQSLDLLTNSQDHHLGRFSTNDHENLSFHLHPMPNELANRSSSSNSINPSLLSNGGGETKRVMQSKASQSETALKKSRSSSESRPPSCAPFKVRKEKLGDRIAALQQLVAPFGKTDTASVLMEAIGYIKFLQGQVETLSVPYMKSSQNQNNILMQGDSAIGDTNGEAKQYLRSRGLCLVPLSCMSYIAGDGSTEGWQQRPNFGGPA, encoded by the exons ATGGAATCTACAAATCTCCATCATCTCCAAGACCAACAACCTCCTCTTCCTGTTTCTTCTTTATCTTCTTCTATCCCATCTTCTTATGCTGTTGGAGGAGGAACCACCACCATCCACTCTTGGACCCCAACAAACATCACTTT GAATAATGCTGCAGGTAACTTCAACTCAAATCTCCAAGAAGTTAATCCGAGATATTCGAGATCAAGCGCGATGATTCAAGGTTTAGgttatcatcatcatcatcatcaatgGACAAATGATGATGTTAACAGAAACCATGAGTCAGATTGTGTTAAGGAAGAGATTTCATTTGCGAGTTTTCCTAAATTTACTGAAATGCTTAATTACACTCCTCCGAATTCAAACATGGAGAACTATGGAATACTTGATGATTCTTCCACTACAATACAGATGAAGAATAGTACTAATGATGAACACAAGGATATGAATGCTCTCATGCTCAAGAATCTTTACACTGGTGGAGACTTTTACAATGCTCAAAATTATCATAACATTAATGGTAGCCAGATTCACCCTAGTATAAATATCTCGAACTTGAATCATTACTCGTCTTCGTCTACCACCTCAACCTTGGACATGAACATGCAGTCATTAGATCTACTAACTAATTCACAAGATCATCATCTTGGTAGATTTAGTACTAATGATCATGAAAACCTttcttttcatcttcatcctaTGCCGAACGAACTCGCAAACAGATCCTCTTCTAGTAACTCCATTAAT CCGTCGCTACTCAGCAATGGTGGCGGAGAAACAAAGAGAGTGATGCAATCGAAGGCTTCTCAATCGGAAACGGCATTGAAGAAATCACGATCTTCATCAGAATCACGACCGCCTTCGTGTGCACCCTTTAAG GTTAGGAAAGAAAAATTAGGAGATAGGATTGCGGCTCTTCAACAGTTGGTGGCTCCTTTTGGAAAG ACTGACACTGCATCTGTACTCATGGAAGCTATTGGATACATTAAATTCCTTCAAGGCCAAGTAGAG ACACTAAGTGTTCCCTATATGAAGtcatcacaaaaccaaaacaacATATTGATGCAAGGG GATTCGGCCATAGGTGACACAAATGGAGAAGCAAAGCAATATCTGAGAAGTCGAGGACTGTGTCTCGTGCCATTGTCATGCATGTCATACATAGCAGGTGATGGGAGCACTGAGGGGTGGCAACAACGCCCGAACTTTGGTGGACCAGCTTGA